The Ornithorhynchus anatinus isolate Pmale09 chromosome 1, mOrnAna1.pri.v4, whole genome shotgun sequence genome includes a window with the following:
- the GPR65 gene encoding psychosine receptor isoform X1, protein MEEITSTATCKAMGNSTSQLSHSSHCANEQYQLDPYLFPIIYIIVIVISVPANIGSLCVSFRQMKKENELGVYLFSLSLADLLYSVTLPLWIHYTWNEDDWVFGATMCKASAFLMYVNFYSSSAFLTCISVDRYLAIVFPLQFSYLRTRRIAVYVSITVWAIEILFNSKILFENDMYIENCQDATNYTLCYDKYPLEIWQANLNIFRTCTGFGIPLAIMMFCNHKVYRAIVSNQATDNHEKKRIIKLLLSISLTFLLCFTPFHIMLLIRSIGERNNHSFGKHMFKPYRITVALTSLNCIADPILYCFVSETGRSDMWNIFKSCSNKQQHEMCIPKDSSFSRSTKNTELEMEH, encoded by the coding sequence GAAATTACTTCCACAGCCACGTGTAAGGCAATGGGGAATTCCACCTCTCAGTTGTCTCATTCTTCTCACTGTGCTAATGAACAATATCAGCTGGACCCCTACTTGTTTCCAATTATTTACATCATCGTGATTGTAATCAGTGTTCCTGCTAACATTGGATCTCTGTGTGTGTCCTTCCGGCAAATGAAGAAGGAAAATGAATTGGGTGTTTACCTCTTCAGCCTATCTTTAGCAGATCTTTTGTATTCAGTGACTTTGCCTCTGTGGATCCATTATACTTGGAATGAAGATGACTGGGTATTCGGAGCCACCATGTGCAAAGCCAGTGCTTTTTTGATGTATGTGAACTTTTACAGTAGCTCAGCATTCCTTACCTGCATCTCCGTAGATCGATACCTGGCCATAGTATTTCCCCTGCAGTTTTCCTACCTCCGGACAAGAAGAATAGCCGTCTATGTCAGCATAACAGTCTGGGCAATAGAAATACTATTCAACTCAAAGATTTTGTTTGAAAATGATATGTATATTGAAAACTGCCAAGATGCCACCAACTATACTCTGTGCTATGACAAATACCCTTTAGAAATCTGGCAAGCTAATCTAAACATCTTCAGGACCTGTACAGGGTTTGGGATCCCTTTAGCCATAATGATGTTTTGTAATCACAAAGTGTACCGAGCTATAGTGAGCAATCAAGCCACAGACAACCACGAAAAGAAGAGGATTATAAAACTGCTCTTAAGTATCAGCTTGACTTTCCTCTTATGCTTCACCCCCTTCCACATCATGTTGCTGATTCGCAGTATTGGGGAACGAAACAATCACAGTTTTGGCAAGCACATGTTCAAACCGTACAGAATCACAGTTGCCCTGACAAGTTTAAACTGTATTGCTGATCCAATTCTCTACTGCTTTGTTAGTGAAACAGGGAGATCAGATATGTGGAATATTTTTAAGTCCTGCAGCAATAAGCAACAACATGAGATGTGCATACCAAAAGATTCCTCATTTTCTAGGTCAACAAAAAATACCGAATTAGAAatggagcactga
- the GPR65 gene encoding psychosine receptor isoform X2 encodes MGNSTSQLSHSSHCANEQYQLDPYLFPIIYIIVIVISVPANIGSLCVSFRQMKKENELGVYLFSLSLADLLYSVTLPLWIHYTWNEDDWVFGATMCKASAFLMYVNFYSSSAFLTCISVDRYLAIVFPLQFSYLRTRRIAVYVSITVWAIEILFNSKILFENDMYIENCQDATNYTLCYDKYPLEIWQANLNIFRTCTGFGIPLAIMMFCNHKVYRAIVSNQATDNHEKKRIIKLLLSISLTFLLCFTPFHIMLLIRSIGERNNHSFGKHMFKPYRITVALTSLNCIADPILYCFVSETGRSDMWNIFKSCSNKQQHEMCIPKDSSFSRSTKNTELEMEH; translated from the coding sequence ATGGGGAATTCCACCTCTCAGTTGTCTCATTCTTCTCACTGTGCTAATGAACAATATCAGCTGGACCCCTACTTGTTTCCAATTATTTACATCATCGTGATTGTAATCAGTGTTCCTGCTAACATTGGATCTCTGTGTGTGTCCTTCCGGCAAATGAAGAAGGAAAATGAATTGGGTGTTTACCTCTTCAGCCTATCTTTAGCAGATCTTTTGTATTCAGTGACTTTGCCTCTGTGGATCCATTATACTTGGAATGAAGATGACTGGGTATTCGGAGCCACCATGTGCAAAGCCAGTGCTTTTTTGATGTATGTGAACTTTTACAGTAGCTCAGCATTCCTTACCTGCATCTCCGTAGATCGATACCTGGCCATAGTATTTCCCCTGCAGTTTTCCTACCTCCGGACAAGAAGAATAGCCGTCTATGTCAGCATAACAGTCTGGGCAATAGAAATACTATTCAACTCAAAGATTTTGTTTGAAAATGATATGTATATTGAAAACTGCCAAGATGCCACCAACTATACTCTGTGCTATGACAAATACCCTTTAGAAATCTGGCAAGCTAATCTAAACATCTTCAGGACCTGTACAGGGTTTGGGATCCCTTTAGCCATAATGATGTTTTGTAATCACAAAGTGTACCGAGCTATAGTGAGCAATCAAGCCACAGACAACCACGAAAAGAAGAGGATTATAAAACTGCTCTTAAGTATCAGCTTGACTTTCCTCTTATGCTTCACCCCCTTCCACATCATGTTGCTGATTCGCAGTATTGGGGAACGAAACAATCACAGTTTTGGCAAGCACATGTTCAAACCGTACAGAATCACAGTTGCCCTGACAAGTTTAAACTGTATTGCTGATCCAATTCTCTACTGCTTTGTTAGTGAAACAGGGAGATCAGATATGTGGAATATTTTTAAGTCCTGCAGCAATAAGCAACAACATGAGATGTGCATACCAAAAGATTCCTCATTTTCTAGGTCAACAAAAAATACCGAATTAGAAatggagcactga